The following nucleotide sequence is from Brachyhypopomus gauderio isolate BG-103 unplaced genomic scaffold, BGAUD_0.2 sc95, whole genome shotgun sequence.
TATGCCTACACGTTGGCGTACTTACCTAACCCATAAAGTTTCTGGACGATAGGGGAGAGATTCAAACAAACATGATTGTTTGTCATCTTTGTCACATCTGATTGTTTGTGAACTGGCAaatcaaatgtgttttttgtagtAATACTACAGCTTTCTGACTCAAATCAGACACCTTCATACAGAGTGACTAAAACATACTGGACATAAACTTGCTCCAGTATTGTTCATGCTGTCTCCCGTCCTGTCTGACAGCCGTGCTACAGTGTGCTGGTTGCCCACTGGTCGTGCGTGGACGGTGGTTCGCTGTGTGCACAGCTGACCTCCGCCCCGCGGCGCCGAtgtacacacaccagcagcagaCCGCACAGCACGCAGAAAAAGGAGGCGGCGGGGCCGAGCATGAAGGACGGGCCATAGTACACCACGAGGTGGAGGTTTGCGCAGGCGGAGAGGCGGCGCTGCTGGACGTAGCGCTCCAACGACGACGAGCCCTGGACCCACACCGCAAacagcaccaccagcaccagctGCACGACACCTGCGGACACCGTGACGCGTGCACATGGTGGCGTACATACAGTGGGATACAGGAGGAGGTCTCGGAGTCAGAAAGGCAGAACgtacttatataaaaatgtaatcaatgttaattaatgaattaattgagCTATTTTACCACCAGTTATGAAGAAAGCTCCTCCAGCCTCATAAATACGGCGGTTCCCTGTTGGAATCCCACAGATTGTGATGAAAACTCCAATCACGACTGCAGTGAGTCCCAGCATGGCTAAAATACACCAGAAGGCCCTGTGCACTGGAGAGCACCGCACATGGAAGTTCAGAGGACTAAACATACACAGGAAATGACACTCTTATAAATGTGTTTCAGGTCTTTGAGGGTCAATTTCTCACCTGTTGTTGAATCCGGAGCTAAAATATTATCGGCCTGCCCAGACGGAGGAACGTGTGACAGGTAGGATTGCATGCACGTCTTCTCTGATGCTTGGTTGGCTGTGTGAAATAAAGCATGACACATAGTTTAAGTATCACAGTCACAGTTCAGACGGTTGATATTTTATGAGAAGTTATATCCAGTTAAATATTAAGACTTAAGCATTAAGATATAATGATACTTTGTGTACATTATCTTTTCATGTTAAAATATCCATAAGAATGGACTGAGCATGAGGTGGGGGCCTTGTGTGTTAACCTACTGATCCAGAAGTTCAACAcactctccttttctcttcGTGTGTCCTTCCTGTAAGTACATCTCCAGAAAATGCCCTCGTGGTAGGACAGCAGTTTTGCTGCAGGAACGCCGGACTCTTCTTGTAGGCCATCCTTCACATTTAAGCAGCGTTTTAATCTGACAGTGATTACTGTGAGTGCAAACAGGGACGTTGAACATGACACAGAAAAACCTTTCGTTTATCTCGTTTATAACAGCAATTGACTTCATAGTGAGTCTGTTGAGCTGCTAACGGGAGTTACATTAAATCTGGGAGCATTTAAATGAATTTTGTAGCTTCTTAAGTCTGATCACCAAAGACATCAGTCTATCTCTGCTCTTAAAAGAGCTATAATGTCCTTGCACCAGAGTCAAACTCACAGCTGTCCGTCTCAAATAGAACAGCAGCTGTTCTTGGGCTTCTTACCAAGTGCATGAAGTTCTGGTCCATTGTATCAAAAACGTGAACACAGTTAGCAGGACGCCTGAGAGCTGCTCTCTGACAGTAGGAGTGTGTCCTCACCTCTGTAGTGACTCTCGTCAGCTTTCCTGTGATCTGCGAATCACAGCTCTCGGAAGCCAGCAGCCAGTAGTCTGTGCCGAGAGACAGCAGAAGCAGAACACAGCC
It contains:
- the tmem182b gene encoding transmembrane protein 182; this encodes MRTAILQFLAGFCGAVGCVLLLLSLGTDYWLLASESCDSQITGKLTRVTTEDGLQEESGVPAAKLLSYHEGIFWRCTYRKDTRREKESVLNFWITNQASEKTCMQSYLSHVPPSGQADNILAPDSTTVHRAFWCILAMLGLTAVVIGVFITICGIPTGNRRIYEAGGAFFITGGVVQLVLVVLFAVWVQGSSSLERYVQQRRLSACANLHLVVYYGPSFMLGPAASFFCVLCGLLLVCVHRRRGAEVSCAHSEPPSTHDQWATSTL